The genomic segment GACGTGCTCTTCTGCACCTCGTCCATCGTGCACCTGTGCGCCATCAGCCTGGACCGCTACTGGTCGGTGACGCAGGCCGTCGAGTACAACCTGAAGCGCACGCCGCGCCGCGTCAAGGCCACCATCGTGGCCGTGTGGCTCATCTCCGCCGTCATCTCCTTCCCGCCGCTCGTCTCCTTCTTCCGCCGGCCCGACGGCCGGGCCTACCCGCAGTGCGGCCTCAACGACGAGACCTGGTACATCCTGTCCTCCTGCATCGGCTCCTTCTTCGCGCCCTGCCTCATCATGGGCCTGGTCTACGCGCGCATCTACCGCGTGGCCAAGCGGCGCACGCGCGCGCTGGGCGACAAGCGCGGCCCCCCCGCGGGGCCCCCCGAcggcgccccggccgccgccgccacggACGACGCCAACGGGCCGGACGCGGGGGGTGAGAACGGGCactgcgccgccgccgccgccgccgcggtggAGCCGGACGAGAGCAGCGCGGCCGAGAGGCGGCGGCGCCGGGGCGCgctgcggcggggcgggcggcggcgctCGCCGGgtcccggggcggcggcggcggcggcggcggcggggggggacGCGCCCGGGCCCGCCGCCCCCTCCGAGCCGGGCCCGCcgtcctccgccgccgccgccgcgcgctcCCCCGGCCCCGGGCGCCCGTCCCGGGCCAGCGCGCGCTCCGTCGAGTTCTTCCTGTCCCGCCGGCGCCGCGCGCGCCCCAGCGTGTGCCGCCGCAAGGTGGCCCAGGCGCGCGAGAAGCGCTTCACGCTGGTGCTGGCCGTGGTCATGGGCGTGTTCGTGCTCTGCTGGTTCCCCTTCTTCTTCAGCTACAGCCTGTACGGCATCTGCCGCGAGGCCTGCCAGCTGCCCGGCCCGCTCTTCAAGTTCTTCTTCTGGATCGGCTACTGCAACAGCTCGCTCAACCCGGTCATCTACACCGTCTTCAACCAGGACTTCCGCCGCTCCTTCAAGCACATCCTCTTCGCCGCCGCCGGAGGGGCTTCAGGCCGTGACCCCCGGCaccaggctgccccccccccccccgggctgcacggcggggagggcggggggcccgGCCtctagggaggggggaggagagagggggagacccTCTGCTTCCCGCCTCAGCGAGGGGctgctcgccccccccccacctggcccAGCACACCACTGGGGGAAAGGGGGGCAGGGGCTCTGCCGGGGTGTGACCCTGACGTCGGGGTTCGGGATGGCCACCAGAGCCGGAACACCCCCAGTGTCCCGTGTGAACAAGGGCTGACTCCCACCCCCCAGGGGCCAAGCCTGGGGGTGCAGGACCAAGAGGGCAGCTGGCAATCGGATGACTGAGAGTATTTAAgtgtttgccaaaaaaaaaaaaaaagaagaagacaaccAAAACAACCAAACTATTTTCTAAATAAACCTTTGTAATCTAAGTGTCGGTGCAGCTGTCAGTCCCTCACCTCCTGGCCCAGCCCCaagcgtggggggggagggctccgGGGGCCTCTAGATCCACAGCCTCTCCCGCAGCGTGAGGAAGgggtcttcctttaaaaaatcaaaccctaaattatatatatgtgtgtatatatgcatacgcgcaccgtgtgtgtgtgtgtgtgtgtgtgtgtccagagtgCTTGTGCTGTAAACAGctaagaaggaaaggaatggagGCCCCCAAGCTAGGGCCCAATTTAGACCAGAGGGCTGGGCCTCCTTCCACACCCCACCCCTCACACATCTGCTGCTTTAGGGAGGGGCAGGGTGCTAAGTCCAACCGCAAGAGAACTCCCAGCCGGTCCCCGGGACCTGGGACACTTGGGTCTTTGGAAGCTACCAGGCCCTGCCGGGCAGACAGCCTGGGCCCGCCTGCCCACGGTTGGGGGGGCCATGGCAGGGGCCGATGCCACTAAGAGATGAGGTGCCTGGTAGCCACCGCCCCTAGAGAAGCCCCCGGGACGGAGCGTCCATCCACCACGGACTCCAGATTGCCAGTGAGCCGGGAAGAGAAGCCcttccccagcccaggacctCAGGCCCAGCCAGGACACCTTTCCTGGTGGGAATCAGACCCTGGACGCTCGCGAGTGTTACCACCAGCACGTTCCTGGGGCTCAGAGGGGTGAGCCAAGCCCAGACAGGGCTGctggaggttggggggggggggggctgctgtggGTCAGGAGGCTGGAGAGAGGCCTGCGTGAGGCTGCAGAGCCCCCTCTAGCCGGGGTTCCCCAGGGTGACAGGCTTGTATTTGCACCCTTGGGCGCTGGGCACGGCCCGGTCACCTCAGGGCTGGGTGTTCCGGCCCCAGCTCTCAGGGACTCCAGCAAACGCcgtcccttttccttccctactcTCGGGATTGGAGCATCCAGTCTGCGGGCCGCGGTGCGGGGGCGGGGCTGTTCCAAGCCCTCCTCAGgggcagctgccccccccccccgccggaagGGCCCCGCCCACTGGGGTAGCCTGTCAGCCGGCTGCTCCTGCGGCAGAGGCCTGGTGACTTTCCGGGTGATGTGGGGTGCATACGTCTTCTCGGGGGGGCTGCCGTGAGCCCTGCCTGCTCCCTCACGCAGGCCGCAGAGGACCCCTGTCCCCtgggcccccgcccccggctcccagcacccagcagctcATCTCTGTAGACCAGCCTCGGGCGCCTCCTTTCTCTGACCGTGCCAGGGTTGGGGGCGGCCTTTCTGAcggtggaaactgaggcccaaagggGACTGTGGGGCCCAGAACCCCCGAGGGGAGGAGGGTGGTCAGCCTGAACCCCCGCGGGGTGCCGGGCTGCACACCCCACCATCCTGTCAGGGCGACGCGGGAGAGGCCCGGTGCCCCGCGTCCCGCTCGGGGCTTCCGTGCCAGGCAGGAGGGGGCCCGGTGCCCGGTGCCCGGGGGGCCCGCTGACCTCTGGAGGCGGCTGCAAGCCGGGCACGGGGAGGAGGACCCCAGGACCTCTCCAGCTCTGGAATGGGAGGCGGGGCTTctgcggggggggagggctgcGTGCACCTCCCTTTGCGGGAGTCCGCCGGCCCCCGGCTCGGCGCGGGCGGGGCCGAGGGGCACGAGGCGGGCGCGGGGCCAGAGCCCGGGGCGGAGGGAGGAGCCGCGCTGCCCGGCGGCGCTGGCGGCGGCTGTGTGTCCCTGTCACCTCCATCCCTCGGCGAGGCTCACACAGGGCCTGCAGGCGTCTGGCTTGCCAGCTCCCCGCTGCTCCCCGAACCCCACCAGCGCCCCTGGGTGAgagaggtggggcgggggggggggacgccctCCAGGGCCCCGCGGAGGCAGGCAATCCTCAGGGGACCCGCAGCCCCACCCCCGCCGGGACCCACCTCCCCCTCcgcacctggggtgggggtgcccCAGGGTCCCCCCCCCAGGGCTCGGTGCCACCCCCTGAGGGGGACCTGGGGAGCAGAGCTCGCTGTAGACTGGACCCCAAATGGGTGGCCGCCCGGGGTGCAAGCCTGGGACGATGGGGTCACAGCGGTGGAGACCAGCAGTCCGcgcgggggccgggcgcgggcagAGGACCGGGTAAACGGCGGCCAGCTCCTAGGTCCAAACACAATGGGCCCAGAGCTGCGAGAAACACACGTGCACGTGCGCACACCGCATCACACACACGCGCACCAaccacgcacacgcacgcgccgGGTGGGCAGAAGCGGCCAGAGGAGGGTCACCTGTACCCAGGCCTGCCCCGGAGGTCACAGGCCGCCTCAACTCCGCTTCGAGAGGACTTTGGGGACCTCGGAGAGCCCACAGGGGCTTCTGTGTCcagtccctggggggggggagaggatgcaggagccccccccccccaggccagctGCCACCCACAGCGGTTTTGGACTCCAGTCCAGCGCCCGCAAAGGTCGGATGTGGAGGGCGGAGGGGGGTGCCGGCTGTCGGGGAACGGCCCGGCGTCGGGGAGTGTGCCCAGAGGCCCTGTGGCCTCCACACCCCTCTCACACCAGAATCCCCCAAGAGGCCTCCGTGTGCCCGCCGCAGGGGGGACCCGAGGCGCCGGAGGCGCCTGGCTGGGTGGGGGCTGTTCCGCTTCACGTGCGGGGACCGTCTGCCGGCCGGCTGTGCCAACACCAGTGggtggattcccccccccccatcctcagcTCTCCACTGACGGCGGCTCTGGAAAGCAGCCTGTCCAGGGGGCCCGCGGAGCGAAGCTGGACCCCTCGCGGAGCAcgggggagggaggccgggggggggccgTCTCCTTCAACAGCCCCCTCCCTGTTTCCGAGGCCCGGCGGGGACTGATTCACGATGGATAAGAATAACAGCGCGCACGCATAACGGCTCGGCCGCGGGCATCTGTCGCGAGCTCGTTCACGCccgggtgcggggcgcgggggggcggggcgcggggggcggggcgcggggcgcggggggcggggggcgggcccgTCTGCGTTCGGTTCTCGAACTCCCTCTGGGAAGGGCTCAACGCGCCCATCGCACAGCTGGGCGGACCGAGGTCCGGGGAGGAAACTTCCGGAGGACATGCCTCCTCGGCGCGCCCACCCAGCCTTCCGCACCCCTTCTGTGACCCCGTCTCACCGATGGGGTGCCAGGCTCCCCACCTCCAAGGCCGGAGCCGGCTCCCCAGTcctccggcgggggggggggggtgtctgtggtCACGCCCGCTCCGCCCGGCGTCCGGGGGTCCCCCGCGCTTCGTGTGTGGGGAGCCACGCTTGGGCTCGGCGCTCAGCCCGCAGGGTCAGaggggcccggggctggggcagcccggccccgcccggccccccacccccgagggcgccccgcgccccgcccggccccccaccccccgagggcgcccccggccccgcccggccccccacccccccgagggcgccccgcgcccgcccggccccccaccccccgagggcgccccggccccgcccggccccccaccccccgagggcggccccgcccggccccccaccccccgagggcgccccggccccgcccggccccccaccccccgagtgcgccccgcgcccgccgggcGTGGGGTGTCGTCTTCAGACGATGAGGCAGCAGCTCGGAGGTCACCCCGGCGAGGATGTATATAAAATGCCAAAACGTCCAGGGGACCCCGCGGCCCAGGGCGCACCGCCATCGTCGATGGGACTTGCGGGGAACGAGCTCGCGGGGCGCCTCACTCGGCAGCGATTGTCAGGCTGGGGCCGTGTCTCGGTCTTGGGGTGCCTCCCTtcgccacccccccccaggcGCTGCGTCGGGGGGGATGGGCGGGCCGCTCCCTGCGCCGGGGTTCCGGCGGCGGCGGGATCGGTGGACACATGGAGTTGTTCGTTGGCACGAGCGCCTGCCGCGTCTGTCGGCGCCTCGTGGCGCGGGCAGATGGCGGTTGTTTACTCGCCTGAACGAGACGTGGACTCCGTCTGCCGTGGCGCGCGTGTTCGGAATGGAGTCACCCGGGTCAAGCGCGTGCTTCCCCCTCACGGGGCGGCCCGACGGTGCCGTTCTCGATGGGACACAGCGGGGCCCGGAGGGGGCCCCCCCTCCTCACCCGGGGTCCTCGGGCAGCCGGGATGGGAgcggaggcggggccgggcctgccccacctcccgggccgccccgcctcccgccgccccgccccagcgccgCCCCACCGCggctggagcgggggggggggggggggggggggcctccgtcCTGTCCTCTGGGCGCCGTCTCTCGGGCCGGGACGCGGGCGCGGCTCCTCACGGGCGCTGAGGGACCTCTGTGGCCGGCAAGCCCGTGGGCCCTAACACGCGCAGGCCCCGAGGACGCGGTGGGCGCCAGGTCCtaccctctcccccgcccccccccatggtGCTCCCCGCCCTGGAGGGCTCAGCCCTCCAAGGGCCACAGAGAGAGTCGCCCGGAGGCACACAGGCCGGACTGCCGGCATGGAGGCCTCCCAACCcatcccgccccccgccctgccccaggacgggctcctgcccccccccccccccccgccccattcccTGCCCCAGGAAGGGctcctgccacccccacccccccactccctgcccca from the Perognathus longimembris pacificus isolate PPM17 unplaced genomic scaffold, ASM2315922v1 HiC_scaffold_5288, whole genome shotgun sequence genome contains:
- the LOC125345077 gene encoding LOW QUALITY PROTEIN: alpha-2C adrenergic receptor-like (The sequence of the model RefSeq protein was modified relative to this genomic sequence to represent the inferred CDS: inserted 1 base in 1 codon), translating into MASPALAAALAAAAAAAPGPNASGAGEGGGGAGNASGGARGPPPGPYSAGAVAGLAAVVGFLIVFTVVGNVLVVIAVLTSRALRAPQNLFLVSLASADILVATLVMPFSLANELMAYWYFGPVWCGVYLALDVLFCTSSIVHLCAISLDRYWSVTQAVEYNLKRTPRRVKATIVAVWLISAVISFPPLVSFFRRPDGRAYPQCGLNDETWYILSSCIGSFFAPCLIMGLVYARIYRVAKRRTRALGDKRGPPAGPPDGAPAAAATDDANGPDAGGENGHCAAAAAAAVEPDESSAAERRRRRGALRRGGRRRSPGPGAAAAAAAAGGDAPGPAAPSEPGPPSSAAAAARSPGPGRPSRASARSVEFFLSRRRRARPSVCRRKVAQAREKRFTLVLAVVMGVFVLCWFPFFFSYSLYGICREACQLPGPLFKFFFWIGYCNSSLNPVIYTVFNQDFRRSFKHILFXRRRRGFRP